TGCATGAGACTCTAAGTCCAAAAGAGGTAAATCTTCATATTTTAGAAAACCATCATCTGAAAGAACAACTAATCGTTCTATTATGTTTTTAAGTTCACGTATATTACCAGGATAACTATAACTGAGTAGAAGTTTTTTGACGTTAGCTTCCATACCTTTGATTTTTTTCTTAGTAGCATCTGAATATCTAGATATGAACAAATCAATTAAGTCAGGTAAATCCTCACGGTGCTCTCTTAAAGGAGGTATCTCCAATGTTATGGTGCTTATTCTATAATAGAAATCTTCTCTAAAATCTCCATTTAAAGTCATTTCTTTTATATCTCTATTTGTTGCGGCTATTAGTCTAAAGTTGACATTTATAATCTGATTAGAGCCTAAACGCTCGATTTGATGAGTTTCGATAGACCTAAGTAATTTTACTTGAGTAGAAAGAGGAGTATCAGCAATTTCATCTAAAAATAGTGTTCCACCATCAGAACTCTCGAATCTGCCGATTCTGTCCTCATTTGCCCCAGTGAAAGCTCCTTTTTTGTGTCCGAACAATTCTGACTCCAATAAAGTATCTTGAAAAGCATGGCAATTGACTGGCACGAATGCCATATCTTTGCGCAAACTAGCTTGATGTATGTAATGCGCAAACACTTCTTTACCTACTCCAGATTCACCTAGAAGAAGTATGTTTGCATCGCTCTGTGCAGCTTTTTTAGCAGTTGCTAATAACTTTGAAAAAGCTTTGTTTTTAGAACTTAAGAGTATATCGTCAGAATTACTAGATTTCAGACCTAAATTTTCGTTAGAAAGCGTAATAAGCTTTGAAATTTTACGTATCTCAAGCAAAAGTTCCTCGGGATCATTTCCCTTTATGAAATAAGAAAAAGCTCCCTTTTTTATAGCCTCTACAGCATTTTTTATAGTACCGTGACCGGTTATCATTATGACTTCGGTTTTTGTAAATTCACTTTTTATAGTTTCTAAAAGCTCCATACCGGTCATACCACCCATTATTAAGTCAGTTAAAACTAAATCAAAGTGCTGTTTTTTAAGCATATCTAGTGCGTCTTTCCCACTTTCGGCAGTTTGTGAGCTATAGCCATTTTTAGAAAGTATTTTAGATAAAACGCTTCTATAAGCAGCTTCATCATCAACTATTAAAACGCTAAAGTTTTTTGTCATGGTTTATATCCTCCTTATGACTAGGAATTGCTAGAGTAAATGTGGTTCCTTCATTTAATTTGCTTTCGACAGATATTCTACCACCCATTTTTTCAAGTTCTGTGTAGGTGATGTACAGTCCAAGACCAGTTCCTTGTTGAGGGCCCTTTGTTGTAAAGAAAGGATTAAAAACATTTGATATAGTGTTTTCATCCATGCCTACACCATCATCAGAGACTTGCATAGTTAGTATATCGTCTTTATAGTAACCACTTATATTTATATTGCCATCAATTTTTATAGCATCAGTAGCATTTTCTATTAGATTGATTAAAATATGCTTTAGAGATTCTGTATTTAAATCGAGAATTAGATTTTTATCGAAATCAATAGAAAAATTAATTCTCTTTTTAGCAAAGTTCTTTGAATTTAGAACCGAAAGTTCTTCTAAAAAATTATAAATATTTACAGATTGAATTTCATTTCCAGTCAATCTTGAAAAATCAAGCAAATTGGTTATTATTTTATTTGCTCTATTTACAGAGGATTCTATAGACGATATAGAATCGCTCAGTTCATCTGGTTCATCTAAACTATTTTTCATAAGGTAGCAATGATTTCGTATAAGTCCAAGTGGATTTCGAATCTCATGTGCAACACCAGAAGCAAGCTGACCTATGGCAGCCATTTTACTAGATTGCAGCATGATTTGATCTTTTATCTTAGAATCGGTGATGTCTTCTATCATTACCAATACCCTATCTACTAGATTTGGAAATGTCTCTAACAAAAATGTAGTTACTTTATAAGTTCTATTTTCATATTCTATTTCCTTAGACAATTGTCGGTTTTCTTCAAAAGATTGTTTCATGAGACAATTAGAACAATCCGTGCCTAAAATACCATTTATGGAAGTGCAATGATGATTGATAACTTTTTCCTTCGGATACCGTATTTGTTTACAGAGAGCGGTGTTTGCTTCTTTTACAATACAATTTCTATCTATAACAACCATGAGGTATGTCAAACCATCAAATGTTGTTTGTAGCTCATTTTTTGATATAGAAAGTTCTCTAGTCCTCTTTACAACTTCTCTTTTTAGTTCTATGTTTAGCACGTAAAAACTAATGCCTAGAAACAATATAAATGCAATTAATGACTTTGTTATAAGTATATATTTTTCTTGACTCTTATCTTTTGTTATAAGTGGAGTTATTCCAAACCACTTTTCGTAAATTTTGTCTAAAGAGCCCTTTTGATTCAATCTTCGAATACCCTTATTTAAAATACTTAATAATTTATCGTTTCCTTTTTTTACACCGAATACTGCAGGTCGTTCATAAAGAGCATCGTCAAGTATTATGTAATCAGAGCTGAGATTCATTTGAATCATATAGTAATTTATAACAGATTCATCACCTAAAACAGCATCGACTTTTCCTGCTGAGAGCGCTTCGATGGCCTCTTTTAAATCTTTACACTCTAATTTTGATACATTTAATGATTCAAGATCTACAAATTCGAAAGCGTAATCACCTTTAACTGCAGCTATTTTTTTGCCATCTAAATCTTTATACGATGTTACTTCAGTTGTATTTTTAGCCACGACAATAACTCCGCGTTGATAGTAAACGGGGAGTGAAAAATCAAAATTCTTACTTCGTTCTTCAGATATATACATATCACAAAAGTCAGTTTTTCCTTCAGCTAATTGAGTTAGAGAATCATGCCATATAAGAGGCTTAGACTGAATATTTAAACCCAATTCTAGTGAGAGCTGTCTTATATAATCAACTACTAGACCTTCATATTGCCCAGTTTTTTCATTTATAGATCTTAGGGGTGGAGACTTGTAATTAGCTCCATAAATCAATACATCTTCTTTATTTAGCCAATTAATCTCATCTTGACTAAGTTCAGAGTCGTCTTTTAAATATTCTATTAGAGAAAGATTATAGTGCATTTTAACGTACTCATTTCCAATCCAAAGACTCAAAAAAAGCACAACGCAGAGTAACATAAATATTTTTTTATACATAATAAAAGCTCCTGTAAATACAAAGGGTAAACGTTTTCATTTTTGAAACTACAGTTTTATTATAGCACAAAATTTGATTCTCAAAAAATAATAAGAAAAACATTGAAACGGAAATCCCCCAGAGCTATTAGCTCTGGGGGATTTCATTGGGTTTTGGTTTTTGAAAACTGCATTCAGTTTTCTAGGGTTTGTTATTGGGTTTTAATTGTGTTGCACATTTAGTATAATACAAACTTATATGAATAATGTGTGATACGTGTATTGTTTATGTGACATATTCCCCCACTAAACCTATAAAAAAGGTATTGTTTTACCCTGCCACAAGCCTAGCGGGTTTTAATTGATAGATAGAATTTACGTGTTTTTACATTTGATACTTACCTAAATCCTCACTGAATCCTTCTGTTACAACCTTAAACTGCTCTATATTTTTTATCATATTCTGAAGTTCTGAAGTGAAGGTAGTGACATTCGCACTTACTTCCTCAGAAGAAGCACCATTTTCTTCTGCAATGGCAGCTAGATTTTGTATATTTCCAGACAATTGATTTATAGCTTCTGTTTCATGAGTCAAATCATCAATCATTTTTATTAGAGTCTGAGAAACCTTATCTATGGCATCTACAGCGTCTTTGTTGTTAGTTGCAACATGTTGTAGACTTTCATTTTCAGTAACAAGCACATTGTATTGATTCAAGACCTGTGAACCTAGAGAGTCGATGTCGCCTATAAATGAAAGTAGATTTTCATTTATATCCTGCACAGCTCTATTTGTTTGTTCTGCAAGCCCTCGAATTTCTTCGGCAACAACGGCAAAACCACGTCCAGCTTCACCTGCACGTGAAGCTTCTATAGCAGCATTTAAAGCTAACAAATTAGTTTGGTTAGAAATCGCTTCTACGGTAGAAACTATTTCAGTAACATCCTTAGCTTTTTCCTGTAATTCCACAGAATTTTCCTTTACAGTGAAAAACTCACCCATCATTTTTTCGAGATTTTGAGATGTGCGACTTAAATCACCATAGCTCGCATTTATCATTGTAACTGTTGATTCTAGATTATCCTTACCCTCATTTTCCATATCTACGATTCTATTTAGAGTGTCTATATTTGTGTAGAGTAGTGATGCTGAACTCTCTGTTTCTTCAGCTTGATTAACAGCACCTTCTGCAACTTGATCTACCACATCTGCTATTTCTTCAGCAGTGTCTGAAAGTGTTCTAGATATCTCGTTGAATCTTTGTCCAAAACTATTAAGCTCATCTGTAAGAGCGTTAAACCTTACGAAATCAGTTTTTAGAGTGTTTTTGTAATCATTAACTAGTTCATTTATGTTTTCAAAGCAGTCCTTAGTTGATATATTAAAATCTACAGAATAATTTCGCTCACTCATAGTTTTAAGTTGTTCTGATATAGCTGATTTAGGCATCATTAGAATCATTCCAATTATTTGATTTGCTATGAAATAAAGTACGATGCTAGCAGCTGCGATAGAATAACCAGATAGCCAGTTTGAGAGTATGACACTAGGTATTCCAGCGAACAACAGAGAACCTACAGCTATTTTAGTTTCGATTTTTCTTATAAAACCAAGAGATAGAAATCTATTTAGCGGATATTTTTTCTTGAAATAAATTTGATCTTCGAATGTAATATTGATTTTTGTATAATCATTTGACTTTTCTATCACATCAACATGTATTTTTTCTCCGAAATGTTTTGCAGCACCTTCTATCAAACCGTGAAAATATCCAAACATACCCCTTGTTGATTTATAAGTCATTTCGGCTTTATGAGTATCTATAGGATGAACTCCCAAAATTGGAGGTTTAGCTCCGGGAATTTTTTCTACAACGACAACATGGACATCATACATAGACCTCAAAAAAGAATAGAGATTGTCG
This region of Tissierellales bacterium genomic DNA includes:
- a CDS encoding heme NO-binding domain-containing protein, encoding MKGTVVSAWIKTCRRVFGHDLTREAQEMAKMNPDHLYTPTEDVEDTLPNRMVEYIAKKKSISVYEVWKTIGIDNIISFQEDYPGFFRHDNLYSFLRSMYDVHVVVVEKIPGAKPPILGVHPIDTHKAEMTYKSTRGMFGYFHGLIEGAAKHFGEKIHVDVIEKSNDYTKINITFEDQIYFKKKYPLNRFLSLGFIRKIETKIAVGSLLFAGIPSVILSNWLSGYSIAAASIVLYFIANQIIGMILMMPKSAISEQLKTMSERNYSVDFNISTKDCFENINELVNDYKNTLKTDFVRFNALTDELNSFGQRFNEISRTLSDTAEEIADVVDQVAEGAVNQAEETESSASLLYTNIDTLNRIVDMENEGKDNLESTVTMINASYGDLSRTSQNLEKMMGEFFTVKENSVELQEKAKDVTEIVSTVEAISNQTNLLALNAAIEASRAGEAGRGFAVVAEEIRGLAEQTNRAVQDINENLLSFIGDIDSLGSQVLNQYNVLVTENESLQHVATNNKDAVDAIDKVSQTLIKMIDDLTHETEAINQLSGNIQNLAAIAEENGASSEEVSANVTTFTSELQNMIKNIEQFKVVTEGFSEDLGKYQM
- a CDS encoding transporter substrate-binding domain-containing protein, with protein sequence MYKKIFMLLCVVLFLSLWIGNEYVKMHYNLSLIEYLKDDSELSQDEINWLNKEDVLIYGANYKSPPLRSINEKTGQYEGLVVDYIRQLSLELGLNIQSKPLIWHDSLTQLAEGKTDFCDMYISEERSKNFDFSLPVYYQRGVIVVAKNTTEVTSYKDLDGKKIAAVKGDYAFEFVDLESLNVSKLECKDLKEAIEALSAGKVDAVLGDESVINYYMIQMNLSSDYIILDDALYERPAVFGVKKGNDKLLSILNKGIRRLNQKGSLDKIYEKWFGITPLITKDKSQEKYILITKSLIAFILFLGISFYVLNIELKREVVKRTRELSISKNELQTTFDGLTYLMVVIDRNCIVKEANTALCKQIRYPKEKVINHHCTSINGILGTDCSNCLMKQSFEENRQLSKEIEYENRTYKVTTFLLETFPNLVDRVLVMIEDITDSKIKDQIMLQSSKMAAIGQLASGVAHEIRNPLGLIRNHCYLMKNSLDEPDELSDSISSIESSVNRANKIITNLLDFSRLTGNEIQSVNIYNFLEELSVLNSKNFAKKRINFSIDFDKNLILDLNTESLKHILINLIENATDAIKIDGNINISGYYKDDILTMQVSDDGVGMDENTISNVFNPFFTTKGPQQGTGLGLYITYTELEKMGGRISVESKLNEGTTFTLAIPSHKEDINHDKKL
- a CDS encoding sigma-54 dependent transcriptional regulator, whose amino-acid sequence is MTKNFSVLIVDDEAAYRSVLSKILSKNGYSSQTAESGKDALDMLKKQHFDLVLTDLIMGGMTGMELLETIKSEFTKTEVIMITGHGTIKNAVEAIKKGAFSYFIKGNDPEELLLEIRKISKLITLSNENLGLKSSNSDDILLSSKNKAFSKLLATAKKAAQSDANILLLGESGVGKEVFAHYIHQASLRKDMAFVPVNCHAFQDTLLESELFGHKKGAFTGANEDRIGRFESSDGGTLFLDEIADTPLSTQVKLLRSIETHQIERLGSNQIINVNFRLIAATNRDIKEMTLNGDFREDFYYRISTITLEIPPLREHREDLPDLIDLFISRYSDATKKKIKGMEANVKKLLLSYSYPGNIRELKNIIERLVVLSDDGFLKYEDLPLLDLESHA